The following proteins are co-located in the Synchiropus splendidus isolate RoL2022-P1 chromosome 14, RoL_Sspl_1.0, whole genome shotgun sequence genome:
- the hsp90b1 gene encoding endoplasmin: MKRAWVVGLLFALLAFAAVKAEDELDVDGTVDEDIGKSRDGSKTDDEVVQREEEAIQLDGLNAAQIKEIREKSEKHAFQAEVNRMMKLIINSLYKNKEIFLRELISNASDALDKIRLLSLTNEDAMASNEELTIKIKSDKEKNMLHITDTGVGMTKEELVKNLGTIAKSGTSEFLNKMTDMQSDDQSTSELIGQFGVGFYSAFLVADKVIVTSKHNNGTQHIWESDSNQFSVIEDPRGDTLGRGTTITLVMKEEASDYLELETIKNLVKKYSQFINFPIYVWASKTETVEEPIEDDAEAAEEPEKEAAEDEAEVEEEEDDKDKPKTKKVEKTVWDWELMNDIKPIWQRPAKEVEEDEYKAFYKTFSKDSDDPLAHIHFTAEGEVTFKSILFVPTSAPRGLFDEYGSKKNDYIKLFVRRVFITDDFNDMMPKYLNFVKGVVDSDDLPLNVSRETLQQHKLLKVIRKKLVRKTLDMIKKIAEEQYNEKFWKEFGTNIKLGVIEDHSNRTRLAKLLRFQTSHSDTELSGLEQYVERMKEKQDKIYFMAGTSRKEAEASPFVERLLKKGYEVVYLTEPVDEYCIQALPEFDGKRFQNVAKEGVKFDESDKAKEKREALEKEYEPLTTWLKDKALKDKIEKAVLSQRLTNSPCALVASQYGWSGNMERIMKAQAYQTGKDISTNYYASQKKTLEINPKHPLVKQMLKRVNDDAEDQTAADLAEILFETATLRSGYQLADTKAYGDRIERMLRLSMNVPLDEQIEEEPEEEPEEAAEEDAADDDEEEIIDEDNEETVSGFVLIHRLTTGMSIEIPEGLTELLQSFTVEVLRNQPRDLLEFALQYFTQLKDSESTEASFGNEQNSAQRPGKAVIFLDEAMQIDSENGEEDDDDDDEFLAPVINRYIRRASVCAEAFNPDEDDEDKEPRVTHPKTDEQRQRLQEACRDILLFKNLDPEEMSQVLDAMFEKFCIEEEHIIDQDDDGDNFYVIESGTFNIFMSAEGTEKLVGCYDNRGSFGELALMYNTPRAATIVATSSGALWCLDRLTFRRIIVKNNAKKRRLYEAFIETLPLLTSLELSERMKVVDVISTRVYSDAQQIIAQGDLADCFYIVESGQVRITIKRSRTKKDQEDEEVEIARCSRGQYFGELALVTNKPRAASAYAVGSVKCLVMDVKAFERLLGPCMDIMKRNIANYEEQLVTLFGRSIEIEQRSA, encoded by the exons AAG agaagaggaggccaTTCAACTGGATGGCTTGAATGCTGCCCAGATTAAGGAAATCAGAGAAAAGTCGGAGAAGCATGCCTTTCAGGCCGAGGTCAACCGTATGATGAAGCTGATTATTAACTCGCTTTACAAGAACAAGGAG ATTTTCCTTAGGGAGCTGATTTCCAACGCTTCAGATGCCCTGGATAAGATCCGCCTCTTGTCACTCACCAACGAAGATGCAATGGCCAGCAACGAAGAGCTGACCATTAAAATTAAG TCCGACAAGGAGAAGAACATGCTGCACATCACTGACACAGGTGTTGGAATGACCAAAGAGGAGCTGGTGAAGAACCTGGGTACCATTGCCAAATCGGGAACCAGCGAGTTCCTCAATAAGATGACAGACATGCAGTCGGACGATCAGTCCACTTCGGAGTTGATCGGCCAGTTTGGTGTGGGCTTCTACTCGGCTTTCCTTGTGGCAGACAAAGTCATTGTCACGTCCAAGCACAACAATGGCACTCAGCACATCTGGGAGTCTGACTCCAATCAGTTCTCAGTCATTGAGGACCCCCGTGGGGACACCCTTGGCAGAGGAACCACCATCAC TCTGGTCATGAAAGAAGAGGCATCTGATTACCTGGAGCTGGAGACCATCAAGAACCTTGTCAAGAAGTATTCCCAGTTCATCAACTTCCCCATCTACGTTTGGGCTAGCAAG ACTGAGACAGTTGAGGAGCCCATTGAAGATGATGCTGAGGCAGCAGAAGAGCCAGAGAAGGAGGCTGCTGAAGATGAGGCTGaggtagaggaggaggaagatgacaaAGACAAACCAAAGACCAAGAAG GTTGAGAAGACTGTGTGGGACTGGGAGCTGATGAACGATATCAAGCCAATCTGGCAGAGACCAGCAAAGGAGGTTGAAGAAGATGAATACAAGGCTTTCTACAAAACCTTCTCTAAG GATAGCGATGATCCTTTAGCCCACATTCACTTCACAGCTGAGGGTGAGGTTACCTTCAAGTCCATCCTGTTTGTGCCCACGTCTGCTCCTCGTGGACTCTTCGACGAATACGGATCCAAAAAGAACGACTACAtcaag CTGTTTGTCCGACGAGTTTTCATCACTGATGACTTTAATGACATGATGCCCAAGTATTTGAACTTTGTCAAGGGAGtg GTTGATTCTGATGATCTTCCTTTGAACGTGTCAAGAGAAACTCTGCAGCAGCACAAACTGCTGAAG GTTATCCGCAAGAAACTTGTGCGCAAGACTCTCGACATGATCAAGAAGATTGCCGAGGAACAGTACAATGAGAAGTTCTGGAAAGAGTTCGGCACCAACATCAAGCTCGGTGTCATCGAGGATCACTCCAACAGGACCCGTTTGGCCAAGCTCCTCCGTTTCCAGACCTCCCACAGCGACACTGAGCTGTCTGGGCTCGAGCAGTACGTGGAGCGCATGAAGGAGAAGCAGGATAAGATCTACTTCATGGCTGGAACCAGCAGGAAGGAG GCTGAGGCTTCTCCATTTGTGGAACGCCTGCTGAAGAAGGGCTACGAAGTGGTCTACCTGACAGAGCCTGTGGATGAGTACTGCATCCAGGCACTTCCAGAGTTTGATGGCAAACGCTTCCAGAACGTGGCAAAGGAGGGAGTCAAATTTGACGAGAGCGACAAGGCTAAAGAGAAGAGGGAGGCACTAGAGAAGGAGTATGAGCCCCTCACAACTTGGCTGAAGGACAAAGCTCTGAAGGACAAG ATCGAGAAAGCAGTGCTCTCTCAGAGGTTGACCAACTCCCCCTGTGCTCTGGTTGCCAGTCAGTACGGCTGGTCAGGAAACATGGAGAGGATCATGAAGGCTCAGGCCTACCAGACAGGAAAAGATATTTCAACAAA TTACTATGCCAGCCAGAAGAAAACCTTAGAAATCAACCCCAAACATCCACTGGTTAAACAAATGCTCAAGCGAGTCAAT GACGATGCTGAGGATCAGACTGCTGCCGATCTAGCCGAGATTCTGTTTGAGACGGCAACACTCCGTTCTGGATACCAGCTGGCTGATACAAAAGCTTATGGGGACCGGATAGAGCGCATGCTCCGACTCAGCATGAACGTTCCTCTGGACGAACAG ATTGAAGAAGAACCCGAGGAAGAGCCAGAAGAGGCAGCTGAGGAGGatgctgctgatgatgatgaagaggaaattATCGATGAGGATAATGAAGAAACGGTGA GCGGCTTTGTCCTCATCCATAGATTGACAACAGGAATGAGTATAGAAATCCCTGAAGGACTGACGGAGCTGTTGCAGAGCTTTACCGTGGAAGTGTTGAGGAATCAGCCCAGGGATCTGCTCGAGTTCGCCCTGCAGTATTTCACCCAGCTGAAGGACAGCGAGAGCACCGAGGCCTCCTTTGGCAATGAGCAGAATTCCGCCCAAAGACCCGGGAAAGCGGTCATTTTCCTGGACGAGGCCATGCAGATCGACTCGGAGAACGGAGAGGAGGATGACGACGATGACGACGAGTTCTTAG CCCCGGTTATCAACAGATACATCAGAAGGGCATCTG TGTGTGCGGAAGCCTTCAAtcctgatgaagatgatgaagacaaagAGCCTAGA GTCACCCACCCAAAAACAGATGAGCAGAGGCAGAGGCTACAGGAAGCATGCAGGGACATTCTTCTTTTCAAGAATCTTGATCCG GAGGAGATGTCCCAGGTGCTGGATGCCATGTTTGAGAAGTTCTGCATAGAAGAAGAACACATTATAGATCAGGACGACGATGGAGATAATTTCTACGTCATAGAAAG TGGGACTTTCAACATCTTCATGAGTGCTGAAGGCACAGAGAAGCTGGTCGGTTGCTACGACAACAGAGGAAGCTTCGGAGAGTTAGCCTTGATGTACAACACCCCGAGGGCAGCAACCATAGTGGCGACCTCGTCCGGCGCCCTCTGGTGTCTA GATCGTCTGACCTTCAGGAGGATAATCGTAAAAAACAACGCCAAGAAGAGGAGGCTGTATGAAGCTTTCATTGAAACTCTTCCCCTGCTGACATCTCTAGAG CTTTCAGAGAGAATGAAAGTTGTGGACGTCATATCCACCAGAGTGTATAGCGATGCTCAGCAAATCATTGCTCAG GGGGATTTAGCCGACTGCTTCTACATTGTTGAGTCTGGTCAAGTTAGAATCACCATAAAGAGAAGCAGG ACAAAAAAGGaccaggaggatgaagaggtggAAATTGCAAGATGCTCCAGGGGGCAGTATTTTGGGGAGTTGGCGCTGGTCACAAACAAGCCCAGAGCTGCTTCAGCGTACGCCGTGGGAAGTGTCAAGTGCTTAG TCATGGACGTCAAAGCCTTTGAGAGATTGCTGGGACCCTGCATGGACATCATGAAGAGAAACATCGCCAATTACGAGGAGCAGCTGGTGACGCTGTTCGGAAGAAGCATTGAGATTGAGCAACGCAGTGCATGA
- the hbp1 gene encoding HMG box-containing protein 1 — translation MDESYDPLKCHEDLASSPVCHMEYDDMPELQEVEEDQRSLGLFQVAAGVSHQEPDSSTNTNWLAELANIATSPQSPLLKDVPHKRSSPVHIFGNSNSLHSYARPPLASSAPNPTRCHLRERRRVRASSESESGVFSMSSSFSDDEDMAWSHTWPSTAWHCFLKGTRLRFHRGFNVEWQEADELRDSDDDSDDDTMMSSSFSLKRFGADGLKLVSHEENISFGQAVLKLTFEPDFTDYGLVTAECRLDHPFFVKNKGWSSFYPSLTVVHHGIPCYEMQLGDVCLPPNHPDAIKCDDSVVFDTFRSYDFTPLDSSAVYLLSSMARQRRTSLSSGGAASPDCDKLERSASPQATGGKSGRSHASGTAGGATPTKCKRPMNAFMLFAKKYRVEYTQMYPGKDNRAISVILGDKWKKMKSEERRLYTMEAKALAEEQKRLNPDCWKRKRTNSGSQQI, via the exons ATGGACGAGTCCTATGACCCGCTGAAGTGTCATGAGGACCTGGCCTCTTCGCCAGTTTGCCACATGGAATATG ATGACATGCcggagctgcaggaggtggaggaagatcaGAGGTCTCTGGGGTTGTTTCAGGTTGCAGCAGGTGTTTCTCACCAGGAGCcagacagctccaccaacaCCAACTGGCTCGCTGAGTTGGCAAATATTGCCACCAGCCCTCAGAGCCCACTTCTGAAAGACGTCCCACACAAgag ATCATCTCCAGTCCACATCTTTGGCAACAGCAACAGTTTACATTCCTATGCACGTCCACCATTAGCCAGTAGCGCCCCCAACCCTACCCGATGTCACCTCAGGGAGCGCAGGCGTGTCAGG GCTAGCAGCGAATCTGAGTCTGGCGTTTTCTcaatgtcatcatcattttccgATGATGAAGACATGGCCTGGAGTCACACTTGGCCTTCCACTGCCTGGCATTGCTTCCTAAAAG GAACTCGACTGCGCTTCCACCGTGGTTTCAACGTTGAGTGGCAGGAAGCCGATGAGCTCAGAGATTCGGATGATGACTCTGATGATGATACCATGATGTCATCCTCATTCTCTCTCAAG CGATTTGGTGCAGACGGACTCAAGCTGGTGAGCCACGAGGAGAATATATCTTTTGGCCAGGCTGTCCTCAAGCTGACCTTTGAGCCCGACTTCACTGATTATGGCCTTGTAACAGCAGAGTGTCGACTGGATCACCCcttttttgtcaaaaataaag GATGGTCCTCCTTCTATCCAAGCCTTACTGTGGTGCACCATGGGATACCGTGCTATGAGATGCAACTAGGAGACGTCTGCCTTCCACCGAATCACCCAGATGCCATCAAATGTGACGACTCCGTGGTCTTTGATACTTTCAGAAG TTACGACTTCACTCCGCTGGACTCGTCGGCCGTGTATCTACTCAGCAGCATGGCCCGACAGCGGAGGACCTCCCTGTCCAGCGGTGGCGCTGCAAGTCCAGACTGTGACAAACTCGAACGCTCCGCCTCGCCACAAGCCACAGGTGGCAAGTCGGGCCGAAGCCATGCCTCAGGAACAGCCGGCGgtgccacacccactaaatgcAAGCGGCCAATGAATGCCTTCATGCTTTTTGCCAAGAAGTACCGAGTGGAGTACACGCAGATGTATCCTGGGAAGGACAACAG AGCCATAAGTGTCATCCTGGGGGACAagtggaagaagatgaagagtgAGGAGAGGAGGTTGTACACCATGGAAGCCAAAGCTCTGGCTGAGGAGCAGAAACGCCTCAATCCAGACTGCTGGAAGCGAAAAAGAACAAACTCT GGATCCCAGCAGATCTAG